In the Burkholderia glumae LMG 2196 = ATCC 33617 genome, one interval contains:
- a CDS encoding ABC transporter substrate-binding protein — MPFPFRALLARTTLHARRAGAALVAATAAAGGLGAAAPAHAEGRIRIAEQFGVVYLMLNVARDQHLIEQEGKKAGIGIQVDWVKLSGGAAVNDALLSGAIDVAGAGTGPLLTVWDRTRGHQDVKGVASLGNLPYQLVSNDPAVKTIADFSARDRIAVPAVGVSVQSRLLQYAAAKQWGDKSFDRLDKLTQAIPHPDAAAAILANSSVITAHFGNPPFQQQELAGNPKAHVVLNSYDVLGGPSSATVLYATSKFRDANPKTYRAFVAALADAAKLIAADPERAADIYLRVNQSKIDRALLLKILRDPQVQFKTAPQNTLGLAQFMYRVGAIRHQPKSVHDYFFDDPATQGGS, encoded by the coding sequence ATGCCGTTTCCGTTCCGCGCCTTGCTCGCGCGCACCACGCTTCACGCGCGCCGCGCCGGCGCCGCGCTCGTCGCCGCTACGGCGGCCGCCGGCGGCCTCGGCGCTGCGGCGCCCGCCCATGCCGAGGGCAGGATCCGGATCGCCGAGCAGTTCGGCGTCGTCTACCTGATGCTGAACGTGGCGCGCGACCAGCACCTGATCGAGCAGGAAGGCAAGAAGGCAGGCATCGGCATCCAGGTGGACTGGGTCAAGCTGTCGGGCGGCGCGGCCGTCAACGATGCGCTGCTGTCGGGCGCGATCGACGTCGCCGGTGCCGGCACCGGCCCGCTGCTGACGGTCTGGGACCGCACGCGCGGACACCAGGACGTGAAGGGCGTGGCCTCGCTCGGCAACCTGCCGTACCAGCTCGTGAGCAACGATCCGGCCGTGAAGACGATCGCCGATTTCAGCGCGAGGGACCGCATCGCGGTGCCGGCGGTGGGCGTGTCGGTGCAGTCGCGCCTGCTGCAGTACGCCGCCGCGAAGCAGTGGGGCGACAAGTCGTTCGACCGGCTCGACAAGCTCACGCAGGCGATTCCGCACCCCGACGCGGCCGCCGCGATCCTCGCCAACAGCAGCGTGATCACCGCCCACTTCGGCAATCCGCCGTTCCAGCAGCAGGAGCTGGCCGGCAACCCGAAGGCGCACGTCGTGCTGAATTCCTACGACGTGCTCGGCGGCCCGAGTTCGGCCACGGTGCTGTACGCGACCTCGAAGTTCCGCGACGCGAACCCGAAGACCTATCGCGCCTTCGTGGCGGCGCTGGCCGACGCGGCGAAACTGATCGCGGCCGATCCCGAGCGCGCGGCCGACATCTACCTTCGCGTGAACCAGTCGAAGATCGATCGCGCGCTGCTGCTGAAGATCCTGCGCGACCCGCAGGTGCAGTTCAAGACGGCGCCGCAGAACACGCTCGGCCTCGCGCAGTTCATGTATCGCGTGGGCGCGATTCGCCACCAGCCGAAATCGGTCCACGACTATTTCTTCGACGATCCGGCCACGCAGGGCGGCAGCTGA
- a CDS encoding ABC transporter ATP-binding protein, whose product MNLSNAWPAPRAARTANGAEPAAAALGRPRAGAQPAAACVPAVPLLAVDRVTLEYRSGERIVRATQRVSFEVDQGDRFVLLGPSGCGKSTLLKAVAGFVEPAAGEIALDGRRIAGPGPDRVAVFQEFDQLPPWKTVLENVAFPLRVARRLPRAEAGERARHYLDKVGLAAFASAYPHTLSGGMKQRVALARALAMQPRVLLMDEPFAALDALTRRKMQEELLRLWDDARFTLLFVTHSIEEALVVGNRILLLSPHPGRVRAELDSARFALDSIGSDDFQHSVARIHRLLFDPPEAAGAVTASAPGGRA is encoded by the coding sequence ATGAATCTGTCGAATGCCTGGCCGGCGCCGCGCGCCGCGCGTACCGCCAACGGCGCCGAACCGGCGGCAGCTGCGCTCGGCCGCCCTCGCGCCGGTGCGCAGCCGGCGGCGGCGTGCGTGCCGGCGGTGCCGCTTTTGGCCGTCGATCGCGTCACGCTCGAATACCGCAGCGGCGAGCGTATCGTGCGCGCCACGCAGCGCGTGAGCTTCGAGGTCGATCAAGGCGACCGCTTCGTGCTGCTCGGGCCGTCCGGTTGCGGGAAATCGACCTTGCTGAAGGCGGTGGCCGGCTTCGTCGAACCGGCAGCGGGCGAGATCGCGCTGGACGGCCGGCGCATCGCCGGGCCGGGCCCGGACCGCGTGGCCGTGTTCCAGGAGTTCGACCAGCTGCCGCCGTGGAAGACGGTGCTCGAGAACGTCGCGTTTCCGCTGCGTGTGGCGCGCCGGCTGCCGCGGGCCGAAGCCGGCGAGCGCGCGCGGCACTACCTCGACAAGGTCGGGCTCGCGGCCTTCGCAAGCGCCTATCCGCATACGCTGTCGGGCGGCATGAAGCAGCGCGTCGCGCTCGCGCGCGCGCTCGCCATGCAGCCGCGCGTGCTGCTGATGGACGAGCCGTTCGCCGCGCTCGACGCGCTCACGCGCCGCAAGATGCAGGAGGAGCTGCTGCGGCTCTGGGACGACGCGCGCTTCACGCTGCTGTTCGTCACGCATTCGATCGAGGAGGCGCTGGTGGTCGGCAATCGCATCCTGCTGCTGTCGCCGCATCCGGGCCGCGTGCGGGCCGAACTGGACAGCGCGCGTTTCGCGCTCGACAGCATCGGCAGCGACGATTTCCAGCACAGCGTCGCGCGCATCCACCGCCTGTTGTTCGACCCGCCCGAGGCGGCCGGCGCCGTCACCGCATCTGCCCCGGGGGGCCGCGCATGA
- a CDS encoding ABC transporter permease: MSTLHPPAVAAPRAEYERALEPAEAGREAARASLASRVAGSGAVRRALIALLLIAAWEGVARLVDNDLLVPTFVATLRAFAGGIASGELLVKTGISLSVLLRGYAIGAVLAFALTSVAVSTRVGRDLLAMLTAMFNPLPSIALLPIALLWFGLGTGSLLFVLVHSVLWPLALNMYTGFLGVPATLRMAGRNYGLRGLRLVWLILVPAALPSILSGLRVGWAFAWRTLIAAELVFGASAGQGGLGWYIFQNRNELYTDRVFAGLAAVIVIGLLVEHLVFDTLERLTVRRWHA, encoded by the coding sequence ATGAGCACGCTTCACCCGCCGGCCGTGGCCGCGCCGCGCGCCGAATACGAACGCGCGCTCGAACCGGCCGAGGCCGGCCGCGAGGCCGCGCGCGCCTCGCTGGCCTCGCGCGTGGCCGGCTCGGGCGCGGTTCGCCGTGCGCTGATCGCGCTGCTGCTGATCGCGGCCTGGGAGGGCGTCGCACGGCTGGTCGACAATGACCTGCTGGTGCCGACCTTCGTCGCCACGCTGCGCGCGTTCGCGGGCGGCATCGCCAGCGGCGAGCTGCTGGTCAAGACCGGCATCTCGCTGTCGGTGCTGCTGCGCGGCTACGCGATCGGCGCCGTGCTCGCGTTCGCGCTGACCTCGGTGGCCGTCTCGACGCGCGTCGGCCGCGACCTGCTGGCGATGCTGACCGCGATGTTCAACCCGCTGCCCTCGATCGCGCTGCTGCCGATCGCGCTGCTCTGGTTCGGGCTCGGCACCGGCAGCCTGCTGTTCGTGCTGGTTCATTCGGTGCTGTGGCCGCTCGCGCTGAACATGTACACCGGCTTCCTGGGCGTGCCGGCCACGCTGCGCATGGCCGGCCGCAACTATGGCCTGCGCGGGTTGCGCTTGGTCTGGCTGATCCTGGTGCCGGCCGCGCTGCCGTCGATCCTGTCGGGGCTGCGGGTGGGCTGGGCCTTCGCCTGGCGCACGCTGATCGCGGCCGAACTCGTGTTCGGCGCGAGCGCGGGGCAGGGCGGCCTCGGCTGGTACATCTTCCAGAACCGCAACGAGCTCTACACCGACCGCGTGTTCGCGGGCCTCGCCGCGGTGATCGTGATCGGGCTGCTGGTGGAGCACCTGGTATTCGACACGCTCGAACGCCTGACGGTGCGCCGCTGGCACGCCTAG